A window of Macaca mulatta isolate MMU2019108-1 chromosome 7, T2T-MMU8v2.0, whole genome shotgun sequence genomic DNA:
tttgagacggagtctcactctgtcgccaggctggagtgcagtggagcgatcttggctcattgcaacctctgcctcctgggttcaagcgactctcttgcctcagcctcccgagtagctgtgactacaggcatgtgccaccacatccagctaatttttgtatttttagtagagacggggtttcaccaggttggccaggatagtcCCCATcctttgaccttgtgatccacccgccttggcctcccaaagtgctgggattacaggcacaagccacagcgcccggcctatttctctttctttaaaaaaaaaaaaaaaaaaaattagattcagggGGCATGTGTGCATGATTGTTACACGGGTATATTGAGTAATGGTGGGGATTTGGCTTCTAGAGTACCCACCTTCCCAAGTAATTCTGATGACCAAGGGGGATTGAGAACTACTAGTTAGAAGccaagtgtgaaaaaaaaaaaaaaaatcttttccaggTTCTGATTCACTCAAGTTTCTGTTTCATCACTAGTAACTTGACATTTCTCAATTAGTTGATAGTTATTGCTGGCTCTGCCAGTTAGAATTAGAAAACACAAATGCAAAATGAAATGCCTTCATTCAGGACTGACTGCTCAGTAActgacataaaatataaataaatggcaGTGTAGAACATACCACATAAAATGAGTTACCTGGGGCTTAAAACTTAACCATATAAACCTGTACAGACAAGTTGCAAACTTTCACCAATATAGCCATAAAGTAATGTCAAGTCAACAAAACATTCAAAAgctttttttgccttttgttgtGCCAGTTCTGAATTTTCAGTGTTGTAGTAATGGGAACAATTAATGGTAATAtgaaatgtgctttttaaaatacagattaacaTAAAGGATCAGAGCTAATGCTTCTCTAAAAGGTTTGTATCTTTTGAGGCTCTTACTATAATGGTCTATAGAGAccagaagtagaaaaagaaatgttaagtaGAAAGCTAAGATGTTCAAATCAGATCACTCAGACAATGTAGATGAATTAGACCCCCTACTACCATCAAATAAAACCCTTTTTTTCCTGATTCCTCACATAGGCATGAGATGATGGCAATTAGATAATCTAGGACCTCAAATATGGTCACTGAAGGAAAGGTGGATTTGGGGGAACTTTTGTGCCTcaacctctgagtagctgggattacagatgcacgtcACCATgcttgtctaatttttgtatttgtagtagagaccaggtttcaccatgttggccaggctgttctcaaactcctcagttcaagtgatctgccagcctcggcctcccaaaatgctgggattatgtgaatgaggctcactgcagcctccatctcctgggcccaagcaatccctcccacctcagcctcccaggtagctaggactacaggcacacactaccatgcccagctaatttaaaaaaattttttttttttttgagatggagtcttgttctgtcacccaggctggagtgcagaggtgcaatcttggctcactgcaacctccgcttcctgggttcaagcaattctcctgactcagcctcccgagtagctgggattacaggaatgcaccatcaagcctggctaatttttgtatttttagtagagacggggttttaccatgttgctcaggctgctctcaaactctcgacctcgtgatccacccaccttggcctcccaaagtgctgggattacaggcatgagccaccatgccaggccaattttaaaaaattttttgcagagatgaggtctcactatgttgcccaggctggtctggaattcctgggttcaagtgatcctcctgcctcagcctcccaaagtgttgtaatTACACGTGTGACACCACATCTGGCCTCAGTAAAGTACTTTTATGAGAGAGCAGCCCAATGTTAAAGGTAATTAATTCACTGAAAACATCTTCCTTCCTGAAGTATTAGAATATTGTGATTATATTATCACCTCTATTGATAAATTAGTGCCACAGGGCTGTTTATGTCTTCCAAGTATTTTTAATGCAAAGGAATGTcttcaagtaaaaagaaaacactgtatGTGAactcttttaaaacatttaactaGAAAGTTTAATCACAGAAATACTGGtgttaagaaaaacatttctagGTATGTTTCAGTTATTCCCTAACATACATTTCTGTTTCAGACCACACAtatgaaaaaactgcttttaTTTGAAAGCACTGACTTCAACTTAAGTTtgcttttaaattcttatttttattttttatttatttatttatttttagatacatggttttgctcttattgcccaggctggagtgcagtggcgtgatctcagctcactgcaaccaccacctccagggttcaagcgattctcttgcctcaacatcccgagtagctgggattacaagcatgtgccaccatgctcggctaatttttgtatttttagtagagacgggatttcacaatTTAgttaagctggtctcgaactcctgacctcaggtgatccaccagcctcagtctcccaaagtgctgggattacaggtgtgagccaccgtgcctggcctctaaaATTCTTGTAGGCAACTGATTTGTGGCAAAATACATCTCAAATAGATGTTtagtttgttgtgtgtgtgtttatgaaatTGTTTGCCAATGTATGCATGAACAAAATGATTAGTTATCTTTTTATAGAGCCATAAATAGCATAATTACATGCAACATTTTCCCCAACTGCTACTGAATATTATAAATACTTCTGAATTTGTAGAAATTATAACATACataaaagaaaagaggatttgatctaaaatttgatttttgaGCATAACTACAACTGAAGTAAAAATTGaacaataattttaagataaaaaatccAACTGAAAAACTATATAGGTACAAAGCATTACTTTgtaatgataagaaaaaaatcaggccgggcgctgtggctcatgcctgtaatcccagcactttgggaggctgaggtgggcagatcacaggagttcaagaccagcctggccaacatggccaaaccctgtctctgttaaacatacaaagattagccaggcatggtgatgcacgcctgtagtcccagctactagggaggttgaggcaggataatcatttgaacccgggaggcagaggttgcagtgagccaagatcgcgccactgtactctagcctggctgacaaaATGACtcgctgccaaaaaaaaaaaaaaaaaagatggtaataatcatcatcatcattatcatcttaGTTGCTCAGACTGTGAAGTGAGTAAAAGATGTAGATATTCTACTTTTCCACATAAATCCCAGCTGTAGAAAGATAAGTCTATCTTGTCTAGACATTTTAAAGAATGGCTCAGTATCTGTGAGAAAAAACTGAAACCCCAAAATACTATATTGAGAACTGCAGTACCTAACTACCATGTAGAGATGTTGCTTGCTGGATTAAACTTATCTAGTTAAACTTATCCTTCAACTCAACCAGACGGTCTAAGGATTGACAGCGTTGTCatttgatcttagttattttaacTGAAAATGCTATTCTTATTCCTATTAAATGTCCCATTTAAAAACTTAGCTATTAGTTCGTAAGAATTTTTTATGGCAGTGCTCTTCTAGATTACACAATTAAAAGTATTTCTGCTTTTCTCCTTCCCCAACATACATAACATTCTTTCTGCTCAAATTTGTTGCCTTTAAAATGTGACCTGTTTGGAAATTTTCCAAACGAGAGAAAAGGTGTTAGATCCACATTAAATTATTAGCAAACTAAGCACTTTGGCTTTCCCTGTGGTTTTCATATTTTTGCCCTATGTTGGATAGTAACTTAGCTTAACTCTTTCCAGAACTTGGAACAATGATGAACTGAATAGTATGCTGCAGGACTGTCTTGTTTTACTACCATTTTGCCTAAAGATATGCAAATGTACAGAATGAAATTTAGAACAATTTTTCCATTAATTCCTTCAATAAGCTGACATAGACTATAGTTGTGGTAACAAGACAGTTGTgcataaattgattttttttgggggggggcgtAAAACCATCTTATAGGAAGCAGACCTTTAAAGCCAACAATTACTACTTTGGTTTTATAAAAATCTGGATTTTCAGATGTGCCTACAAGAAGGCAAACATGCATTAGTATCTACCACTCCTGAATTCAAGGGATTATGCAAACTCCACTGCCAAATTCTaaccatttctatttctttaaagaaaaaatgacataGAGGATCCAGGCTTGCTTAAAGTCAGTGAAGAACTAATATatcagcctcagttttcctgaATTTCATTTAAGTGCTTTCTCTGGAAGATTGCTGTTAGTAAAGCCACAAACCTATAAAATAAGGCTTACTGTTATCTTCataaataaacccacacatttaGGGGGTGAGTATATATGCTGAGCGATAGAAATCCAATGGCATATTCCTCTGATTTTCTTTTAGGTCTGTCAGTCTTCATTATAGGAGGAACAGGATTCAAACATAATTGATCCAGTCTTTTTAGCTTGttcttctaaaacattttttggtCAAATAAATAATGCTTAGGTAAAGTGTATGCATTCTTACCAACTGCTAGACTAATTTTGTGttcttatcaattttattaatttttaatattaaaatgccAAGCAGTGAGTTATTTTGTAAGCACTGATTGACTTATCATATTTCTGTAATTGTAGAACTGGCAGGACTTGCTATGAACTGTATTTTTCCATTCAGTTGTTAGTAAAATAAAAGCCCATCCTCATGATGCAAGGGAATAAAGCAAGTTGGATATTACATGGGTATTGTGAAAGAGGAGAATCACATCAAGGCTATTCTATAACTTCGGCAGCTAATAAGGTACCTGAACAGAAACATCAATTATAGCTATCACCGAATGCGTCACTTACAGCAACTGATGAACACATTTGCTGGTGCATGAAGGTACCAAATGAGATTGTTACCTTGTGAAGCTGCCACGGACACAGCGGGCAGCTGCAGAGGAGAGAATCCAATGCTCCCATTAAGGAACTGGCTGTTTGTGCCGGAATTGGGGATCTGGACAATGCCATACTGGTTAATTTGCACTGGTGTAGTAAAAGTCACTACAGAACCCCCATCTTGGGAAGCCACTGTTTGAATGCCTTCTCTTTTCACCTCATTGCTGGGTATCAGGCCTGGGAATGAGACAGGGACACTGGGGCTGTAGGACGTGGTGGCTGCTGAGTTAGCAGAACTCTGGAGGACTTTGAATTCCTTCACATCCTGGGAGGTAGACCCCAGTATGTCAGTCATGGATACACCATTGCTCACAATGTTTGATGACATTTTTGGTGGGTTCAATGCCACTGCCTGTGTATTTCCCACATTTAATCCATTAAGGATAACTCCACTGGGTCCCTGAATAAAAGAATTTCCATTAAGGAAGACAGGTGAAGTACTTGCAGGTACCAAGCTTCCATTCAACAGAACTCCAGAAGAGCTTAATGATATCTTAGCATTTCCAATTTGTTGCATATATACTGGCTCCATATGACTGGAAAGGCTGAGGTTGGTGATGCCATCAGATGAACTGGAGAGTGGGTGAGGAGATAAATCCTCATGTCCCTTGCTGGATTCATCTTCAGTGCTGGGGTTGCCATCTGACTCACTGTATGGAGGGGGAAATCAAGATGTTCAGAAGGTCGGGGGATGACATTCTACATAGTACCACTTGTTTGGAAAACCAGCTTCTAAATCCATTAAAGGCAGTATTTAAGGAAAGCACAGCAGGATGTCTGCTAGTCCTATTTAAACTAAGGGGCCTTTCAGCAGATTCTGACCAGCCAGAGAATCTGGGAAGATAAACTCTCAGATCCcaatcatttaaaataacaataaattcaGGGAAAGTCCAGAGATCTGGAAGATGTAAATTCAGCATTACAGAAGATAATATTTGATTTTACAGTGCAGAAGTGCTATTCCTTACTGCTAAATATGCTGCTACTGACACCATAGAAAAAAACGCCTTAGATGAGGTGGTCAGTCTTTCCTGTTTAGGaactccttcccctcccctcaaaCCAATTCAGATTAGTGTTATCTTGGAGGTAAATGAAACTGCCAAAGGAGCAGGAGGTGGGAAGTGTTcggcttttcttttttggtcagTTAGTTAACAAGAGATCGTTTTCTCACCTGCTCCCAAACTTCTACTCCACCAGACTGACAACTCTCTCATTCAACAAAGTGGCTGTCCTTGTTGTAGGAAAAGGCACTTTCAACCCAATAACAGTTACGTGCAGTCGCCTTTGAATCCAAAGGAAGCCAAAGGGGCCTATTTAACAAACACCATCCAGTGCCCTGGTGAGGTGGGAGGGAAAGGGTGTGGGTCACTCAGAGGCCTTTTAACTATTAGACCTCTTCCCCAATGTCCTTGGTCCCTCGGTCCCAGGCAGGGCCCTGTTCCTCAGCTCTCTGACTTGGGAGAAATACCAAATCGGGGTTGGGGGGTGGGTAGTGGTGGGGGTTTCCCATTTGGTCTGAGGCTGGGAGGGAGAGCAAAGGAGAGCAGAACAGAGGCGTTTTGGAAGCGCGACAGGACTTGGCCCAGCAGAGGATCCGACATCCCCGCAGTGCCCCGCGGTCGGTTCGCTTTCATGCCGAGGGTAGGGGATTACCCGGGCTTTGGGCTGCGGGGCCAGGAACGCAGAAAGCGCTTTGATTTACGAGCTGAGGCTGAGCCGCCGTCGCCGTCTGCGAGGGTGACTCACCGGGGGTGCGTGTGGGAGGTAGATCCGGAGAGGGGCCTAAACCAGGCAACTGGGCCGGGGGCGGGGGGTGTGGAGTTTATGGGGTGGGGGGGACAGAGAAGCCGGCAGTGGGGCGTGGGGGAGTCCCAGGGAGCGTGCCGGGCCCGCGAGCGGAGGCGGCGGGGCAGCTGGCCTGCTCGCAGtgcccccttcccaccctctgcCCCGGCCCTGCGGATTCCGTTGGTCCCCGAGCGCGGGACCCGCGGCCTCTAGTGGGCGCGGGGCAGGTGGTTCGGCGTAACCAAAGCGCCTTCTCTGGACCTTTCCGCATATCTGCGGAAGGCGCACGCACATCCCGGTGCACGTTTTGTTTTGGTTACCGCGAGGGCCAAGCAGGGCACCGAGCCTCCCTCCCAGCCTTGGGCGAGGAACGCCAGAGCCCAAGCCGTCGGACCCCCACAGGGGCCCAGAAGCGGCAAGGGCGGGCTGAGACCGGCTCTGGAATGTGCTGGGTGATCACCTTCACCTGGCCCAGGCGGGCTGGATCCCCGGCTTCCAGATTGCTTCCCTGAGCAGAACCTTCGAGCTGCTTTTGGATTCTTTCTCTCCTATCCCCGCGGGGCTGGAGACACCAGGTCTTTAGGCGACCTTCTCCTTACTTTGTTTCGTCCAACAaaacacacagacgcacacaccaAGTGTCTGACTCGGGAGGACGCACAAAAGAGGTGGAAAATCCGGTATTTTCTACCAGAGGGGGAAAACAGCTTGCCAGGCAAAAAGCTCAAACCCAGTGGGGTGGGAGCACAAGGAGGAGCACTAATAGCGCCCCTACTCCTTTGCTGCCGCCCGCCGTAAGCTAGCCTGCCCCCCGCCCGTAACTACCGTACCGGGAGGGAGTCAAACAGCGTTCGGGGGCCGAGGGAGGAAGCAGCCCTTCAGCCCTGCTACCCCGGCTGCGCTGAAATCCGATCCTAAGGAGTTCAGAATCAGGTTTCAAAACATGACAGAGCCGAGCTGCACCAGCACCCCACGTTGCCGCGGCCGCGAAGGGAACCACAGGGGCAGGGTGAATGATTAACTCTGTCACATGAAACCTCGACGTTCCGAGACCCCTTCTTCGCCGCCAGCCCCAAAACACTCTCTTCCCTCCAGAGCAACCACCGCGACCTCCAACGCAGGCACTGGGGGCGGCTGAACCCTGGGGATCTGGGAGCGTGCGCGCGCGCCAGGCCCGGTGTGACCCCGCGGAGGTGCAGACCCCGGCCGGCGCCGGCAACCTCTGCGGGCCTCGGGCAGCAGGGAGAGCTACGGTGCCGGCGTCCACACTCGCTTCCTTAGCCCCGCCAGAAGCAGGGAGAGGGTGGCAACTTCAAAGCCAGCTGGATGGGGGTGGGAAGCCGGGCAGCAGTGACCAGCCGCGGTGGGGGCGGGGACTGAGACCTAGGCGGGCGACCAGAAACTTctagggggagagggggagggtaAGGAGGGAGGTTCCCCCGCCCTTCGCCTCCGCCGCCCCCCACCTCCGCCGGCAGGGAGCGAGGTGGGGGGCGGGGAGAGGTGGGCAGCCGGACCAGGCTGGTGGGGAAGGTAAGCGCCATGTTTGCGAGCACTTGGAGGAAAAGAAAGCtgggaagggggtgggggagaggaagggggaggaggaggaaagttGGCGCTCACCTTTTGGACTGGGTCTCGGAGGGGTTCCGATCGCGCTGCCGGCGGTTCTTGAACCAGTTGCTGACCTGGGTGAGGGAGAGGCCGGTGATCTTGGCCAGGTGCCGCTTCTCGGCGGGCGAAGGGTAGCGATTCTGCTTGTAGAGCTCCTTGAGCGCGTTGCGCGACTTCTCCTTGAAACAATACACCGTCTCCTCGCCGTCCCAGATGGTGCGGGGCAGGGGGAATTTCCTGCGCAGCCGGTACTTGTCCACCGCTCCTAGCGGCCGGCCGCGGGCTCGCTCGGCCTCGGTGTAGCGCGCCTTGTACCAGAGCTGCTGCAGCAGCGGGTGGTTGGCCGACTCGAAGCTGTGGCTCTCGAGGATGCTGTAGAGCTCGGGGTAGATGCCCTGGTGGAAGGCCACGAGCGCCCGCGCCTTCAGCAGGCTCTCGTTGCCACGTAGCAGGTCGCTCTGGGGCAGGGACCACAGGAACCGGGCCAGGCGGTCCAGGTTGCCCCCCTGCTGCAGTGCCTCGCACACGCAGGCGACGTGGTCGGGCGAGAAGGCCAGCGGGGTCTGCGCGGCGGCTGcagcgtggtggtgcctgcccaGAAGTTCCGAGTGGAGTTGTACCTGATCCGCCGCCGCTCCGGCCGCCGCCGTCGCCACTGCCCCTTCCTCTCCGCTCACCCTGGCGGCAGCGGTCGCGGCGTCCCCCGGCTCCAGGGGAAAAGGGGCTGGAGCCGGGGGGCTCAGCTCCACCGCCGCGCCCCCCGCCACTTCTCGGTGCGCCTCCTGCCCTTCTGAGGCGCTTTCCATCCCATTCTCCTGCTTGATGTCCGCCGCACTTGCGATCTGCCCGGTGGGGGAGGAAGaggacattttttgttgtttattttcctccctccctcactccctcgcactcttttcctctttctttccccctctctTACTCCTCCTTCTtcgtctccctccctcctctccccctccggaaagcccactccctccctcctggttTCGGCTGGATCTGGCCGATCAGGTTTCCCCCCGGCCACGCAGTCACCATTAAGATAGCTGCTAGAGCAAAGTAGTGTAAACGGATAGCTGCTTTCTGCCGTTCCCCCAACGTGACTCCTCCGGTTGCTGCATACTATATGGCAGTGGCGGCCGGGCCGGCCCGGCCGAGCCACCTCATTGGCTATTTCGCATTCAGGGGGAGGAGGAGACACCGTTTCTATCCCTGTCGATCACCCGCCTCCCACTCCACCCCTTGCCTTTCCCTCTCCCCCTGACCCCCAGGCACCTATACCTGAAGGAAAACACCGACATTCTTTCCAAACCACGCTCCTGGGCGGGAAATTACCTAATGTGGCCTGAAAACTGGACAACTCTTTCAAAGAGAGGCCCTACGATTCCAGAGGGAATATTAATTGTGTGTCCTTAAGGTCTAGATAAATTTTTAACAAAGAGACCACCCTCAGCATCTAGATGACAAAACTTAAGAGGACAATTCAGAAGCCCCCCACTATCTCCCTGTTCCCCATTCCCCCTCTTTTTGGATGTCTTTATCAAGGATTTTGTATTCGAAa
This region includes:
- the SIX4 gene encoding homeobox protein SIX4 isoform X2, with amino-acid sequence MIASAADIKQENGMESASEGQEAHREVAGGAAVELSPPAPAPFPLEPGDAATAAARVSGEEGAVATAAAGAAADQVQLHSELLGRHHHAAAAAQTPLAFSPDHVACVCEALQQGGNLDRLARFLWSLPQSDLLRGNESLLKARALVAFHQGIYPELYSILESHSFESANHPLLQQLWYKARYTEAERARGRPLGAVDKYRLRRKFPLPRTIWDGEETVYCFKEKSRNALKELYKQNRYPSPAEKRHLAKITGLSLTQVSNWFKNRRQRDRNPSETQSKSESDGNPSTEDESSKGHEDLSPHPLSSSSDGITNLSLSSHMEPVYMQQIGNAKISLSSSGVLLNGSLVPASTSPVFLNGNSFIQGPSGVILNGLNVGNTQAVALNPPKMSSNIVSNGVSMTDILGSTSQDVKEFKVLQSSANSAATTSYSPSVPVSFPGLIPSNEVKREGIQTVASQDGGSVVTFTTPVQINQYGIVQIPNSGTNSQFLNGSIGFSPLQLPAVSVAASQGNISVSSSTSDGSTFTSESATVQQGKVFLSSLAPSAVVYTVPNTSQTIGSVKQEGLERSLVFSQLMPVNQNAQVNANLSSENISGSGLHPLASSLVNVSPTHNFSLSPPTLLNPTELNHDIANSQPMSAPVASKSTVTSVSNTNYATLQNCSLITGQDLLSVPMTQAALGEIVPTAEDQVGHPSPAVHQDFVQEHRLVLQSVANMKENFLPNSESKATSSLMMLDSKSKYVLDGMVDTVCEDLETDKKELAKLQTVQLDEDMQDL
- the SIX4 gene encoding homeobox protein SIX4 isoform X1, with protein sequence MSSSSPTGQIASAADIKQENGMESASEGQEAHREVAGGAAVELSPPAPAPFPLEPGDAATAAARVSGEEGAVATAAAGAAADQVQLHSELLGRHHHAAAAAQTPLAFSPDHVACVCEALQQGGNLDRLARFLWSLPQSDLLRGNESLLKARALVAFHQGIYPELYSILESHSFESANHPLLQQLWYKARYTEAERARGRPLGAVDKYRLRRKFPLPRTIWDGEETVYCFKEKSRNALKELYKQNRYPSPAEKRHLAKITGLSLTQVSNWFKNRRQRDRNPSETQSKSESDGNPSTEDESSKGHEDLSPHPLSSSSDGITNLSLSSHMEPVYMQQIGNAKISLSSSGVLLNGSLVPASTSPVFLNGNSFIQGPSGVILNGLNVGNTQAVALNPPKMSSNIVSNGVSMTDILGSTSQDVKEFKVLQSSANSAATTSYSPSVPVSFPGLIPSNEVKREGIQTVASQDGGSVVTFTTPVQINQYGIVQIPNSGTNSQFLNGSIGFSPLQLPAVSVAASQGNISVSSSTSDGSTFTSESATVQQGKVFLSSLAPSAVVYTVPNTSQTIGSVKQEGLERSLVFSQLMPVNQNAQVNANLSSENISGSGLHPLASSLVNVSPTHNFSLSPPTLLNPTELNHDIANSQPMSAPVASKSTVTSVSNTNYATLQNCSLITGQDLLSVPMTQAALGEIVPTAEDQVGHPSPAVHQDFVQEHRLVLQSVANMKENFLPNSESKATSSLMMLDSKSKYVLDGMVDTVCEDLETDKKELAKLQTVQLDEDMQDL
- the SIX4 gene encoding homeobox protein SIX4 isoform X3; its protein translation is MSSSSPTGQIASAADIKQENGMESASEGQEAHREVAGGAAVELSPPAPAPFPLEPGDAATAAARVSGEEGAVATAAAGAAADQVQLHSELLGRHHHAAAAAQTPLAFSPDHVACVCEALQQGGNLDRLARFLWSLPQSDLLRGNESLLKARALVAFHQGIYPELYSILESHSFESANHPLLQQLWYKARYTEAERARGRPLGAVDKYRLRRKFPLPRTIWDGEETVYCFKEKSRNALKELYKQNRYPSPAEKRHLAKITGLSLTQVSNWFKNRRQRDRNPSETQSKRALDGVC